Within Paeniglutamicibacter kerguelensis, the genomic segment CCTCGTCTCCGGCCAGGAGGGTGCGCTGCGCCCGGTCGATCGCCCCCTGGTCCAGCACCGTCGCCGAATCCAGCTGCCTGCGGTAGCGGGCGTAGGAACGCAGCCTCGTGGCAAGCACCTTGGGGTCGAACGGCTTGACCAGGTAGCCCAGCGCGCCGCGGCGGATGGCGGTGCGCACGGCATCGACCTCGGTGGCCGCGGAGAGCACAAACGCGTCGACATCCAGCGTGGCCAGCAGGTCCAGGCCCGAGCCCTGCGGCAGGTACACGTCCAGGAGCAGCAGGTCGGGTTTTTCCTCGGCCACGGCCCGCGGAACCATGCGGGCGTCGTGGACCGGCGGCAGGGCGGTGAAGCCCGGGACCTCGTCCACGTAGCGGGCGTGCAGGGCCGCCACCCTGAAATCGTCGTCAAC encodes:
- a CDS encoding response regulator translates to MISMNPTNDLRVLVVDDDFRVAALHARYVDEVPGFTALPPVHDARMVPRAVAEEKPDLLLLDVYLPQGSGLDLLATLDVDAFVLSAATEVDAVRTAIRRGALGYLVKPFDPKVLATRLRSYARYRRQLDSATVLDQGAIDRAQRTLLAGDEGGAVAATPTEQAVLAAVAATGEPATVMQVASAVGISRATAQRYLATLVQAGSLRLELTYGSRGRPEHRYLVQH